Proteins encoded together in one Pseudomonas sp. Seg1 window:
- the sdhA gene encoding succinate dehydrogenase flavoprotein subunit — MANIPTISFDAIIIGGGGAGMRAALQLAQGGHKTAVITKVFPTRSHTVSAQGGITCAIASADPNDDWRWHMYDTVKGSDYIGDQDAIEYMCQEGPAAVFELDHMGLPFSRTEQGRIYQRPFGGQSKDYGKGGQAARTCAASDRTGHALLHTLYQGNLKAGTTFLNEYYAVDLVKNQEGEFVGVIAICIETGETTYIRAKATVLATGGAGRIYASTTNALINTGDGVGMALRAGVPVQDIEMWQFHPTGIAGAGVLVTEGCRGEGGYLINKHGERFMERYAPNAKDLAGRDVVARSMVKEIIAGNGCGPNGDHVMLKLDHLGEEVLHSRLPGICELSKTFAHVDPVVAPVPVVPTCHYMMGGVATNIHGQAITQNAEGVDQIIPGLFAVGEVACVSVHGANRLGGNSLLDLVVFGRAAGLHLEKALTDGIEYDDATEADIEAALSRLNALNSRTDGEDVATLRRELQSCMQNYFGVFRTGEYMQKGIAQLADLRTRIANVKINDKSQAFNTARIEALELQNLLEVAEATAIAAEVRKESRGAHAREDFEDRDDENWLCHTLYFPGDKRVTKRAVNFSPKTVPTFEPKVRTY, encoded by the coding sequence ATGGCTAACATTCCAACGATTTCTTTCGACGCCATCATTATTGGTGGTGGCGGTGCCGGCATGCGCGCTGCGCTGCAACTGGCACAGGGTGGTCACAAGACTGCCGTGATCACCAAGGTTTTCCCGACCCGTTCGCACACTGTATCCGCCCAGGGCGGCATCACTTGCGCGATCGCGTCCGCTGACCCGAACGATGACTGGCGCTGGCACATGTACGATACCGTCAAGGGTTCCGACTACATCGGTGACCAGGACGCTATCGAGTACATGTGTCAGGAAGGCCCGGCTGCCGTTTTCGAGCTGGACCACATGGGTCTGCCGTTCTCGCGTACCGAGCAAGGCCGTATCTACCAGCGTCCATTCGGTGGTCAGTCCAAGGACTACGGTAAGGGCGGTCAGGCTGCACGTACCTGCGCAGCTTCCGACCGTACCGGTCACGCTCTGCTGCACACCCTTTATCAGGGCAACCTGAAAGCCGGTACCACGTTCCTGAACGAGTACTACGCTGTTGACCTGGTGAAAAACCAGGAAGGCGAATTCGTCGGTGTGATCGCAATCTGCATCGAAACCGGCGAAACCACCTACATCCGCGCCAAGGCCACCGTATTGGCTACCGGCGGTGCAGGTCGTATCTATGCTTCCACCACCAACGCCCTGATCAATACCGGTGACGGCGTCGGCATGGCTCTGCGTGCTGGCGTACCGGTACAAGACATCGAAATGTGGCAGTTCCACCCGACCGGCATCGCCGGCGCCGGTGTTCTGGTAACTGAAGGTTGCCGTGGTGAAGGTGGTTACCTGATCAACAAGCACGGCGAGCGTTTCATGGAGCGTTATGCTCCGAACGCCAAAGACCTTGCCGGTCGTGACGTGGTTGCTCGCTCGATGGTTAAAGAAATCATCGCCGGCAACGGTTGCGGTCCGAATGGCGACCACGTAATGCTCAAACTCGACCACTTGGGCGAGGAAGTGCTGCACAGCCGTCTGCCAGGCATCTGCGAACTGTCGAAGACTTTCGCTCACGTTGACCCGGTGGTTGCTCCGGTTCCGGTTGTTCCGACTTGCCACTATATGATGGGCGGCGTTGCCACCAACATTCATGGCCAGGCGATCACCCAGAACGCCGAAGGCGTGGACCAGATCATTCCTGGTCTGTTCGCGGTAGGTGAAGTGGCTTGCGTATCGGTTCACGGTGCCAACCGTCTGGGCGGCAACTCGCTGCTCGACCTGGTGGTATTCGGCCGCGCTGCCGGCCTGCACCTGGAAAAAGCGCTGACCGACGGCATCGAATACGACGACGCTACCGAAGCCGACATCGAAGCTGCCCTGTCGCGTCTGAACGCGCTGAACAGCCGTACTGATGGCGAAGACGTGGCAACCCTGCGTCGCGAGCTGCAAAGCTGCATGCAGAACTACTTCGGCGTATTCCGTACCGGCGAATACATGCAGAAAGGTATCGCTCAGCTCGCTGATCTGCGTACCCGCATCGCCAACGTGAAGATCAACGATAAGTCGCAGGCGTTCAATACTGCTCGTATCGAAGCGCTGGAACTGCAAAACCTGCTGGAAGTGGCTGAAGCTACCGCCATCGCTGCCGAAGTACGTAAAGAGTCCCGCGGCG
- the sdhD gene encoding succinate dehydrogenase, hydrophobic membrane anchor protein, with protein MVTSVTNLSRSGLYDWMAQRVSAVVLAAYFIFLIGYLAANPGIGYDQWHGLFAHNGMRIFSLLALVALGAHAWVGMWTIATDYLTPMALGKSATAVRFLFQAVCGIAMFAYFVWGVQILWGI; from the coding sequence ATGGTAACCAGCGTTACGAACCTTTCGCGTTCGGGCCTCTATGACTGGATGGCGCAACGTGTGTCTGCGGTTGTTCTCGCGGCTTATTTCATCTTCCTGATCGGATACCTTGCAGCGAATCCGGGCATTGGCTACGACCAGTGGCACGGCCTGTTCGCTCACAACGGGATGCGTATCTTCAGTCTGCTGGCCCTCGTTGCCCTTGGCGCTCACGCCTGGGTTGGCATGTGGACCATCGCGACCGACTACCTGACGCCAATGGCGCTGGGCAAGTCCGCGACCGCAGTACGTTTCCTTTTCCAGGCAGTTTGCGGCATCGCGATGTTCGCTTACTTCGTCTGGGGTGTGCAGATTCTCTGGGGTATCTGA
- the sdhC gene encoding succinate dehydrogenase, cytochrome b556 subunit, whose protein sequence is MKSQRPVNLDLRTIKLPITGVTSFLHRVSGIILFLGLGFMLYALGKSLGSEEGFAEVKACLTSPLAKFVAWGLLSALLYHLVAGVRHLIMDMGIGETLEGGRLGSKIIIAISVVLIVLAGVWIW, encoded by the coding sequence GTGAAAAGCCAACGACCTGTAAACCTAGACCTAAGGACCATCAAACTCCCCATCACCGGCGTTACGTCGTTTCTTCACCGTGTTTCCGGCATCATCCTCTTCCTGGGCCTTGGCTTCATGCTTTATGCATTGGGCAAATCCCTGGGTTCCGAGGAAGGCTTTGCCGAAGTGAAGGCATGCTTGACCAGCCCGCTGGCCAAGTTCGTAGCATGGGGCCTCCTGTCCGCTCTGCTGTATCACCTGGTAGCCGGTGTGCGCCACTTGATCATGGATATGGGCATCGGTGAGACGCTGGAAGGCGGCCGCCTGGGCTCGAAAATCATCATCGCCATTTCCGTGGTGCTGATCGTTCTGGCAGGAGTTTGGATATGGTAA
- the gltA gene encoding citrate synthase, translated as MADKKAQLIIEGAAPVELPILTGTVGPDVIDVRGLTATGRFTFDPGFMSTASCESKITYIDGDNGILLHRGYPIEQLAEKSDYLETCYLLLNGELPTAEQKAQFVSTVKNHTMVHEQLKTFFNGFRRDAHPMAVMCGVVGALSAFYHDSLDINNPQHREISAIRLVAKMPTLAAMVYKYSMGQPMMYPRNDLTYAENFLHMMFNTPCEIKPISPVLAKAMDRIFILHADHEQNASTSTVRLAGSSGANPFACIAAGIAALWGPAHGGANEAVLTMLDEIGDVSNIDKFIAKAKDKNDPFKLMGFGHRVYKNRDPRATVMKQTCDEVLKELGINNDPQLELAMRLEEIALTDPYFIERSLYPNVDFYSGIILKAIGIPTSMFTVIFALARTVGWISHWKEMLSSPYKIGRPRQLYTGYESRDITKLEDRK; from the coding sequence ATGGCTGACAAAAAAGCGCAGTTGATCATCGAGGGCGCAGCCCCCGTCGAGCTGCCCATTTTAACCGGCACCGTTGGTCCCGATGTAATCGATGTTCGGGGCCTGACGGCCACGGGCCGCTTCACTTTCGACCCTGGTTTCATGTCGACCGCCTCGTGCGAATCGAAGATCACCTATATCGACGGCGACAACGGCATTCTGTTGCACCGCGGCTACCCGATCGAACAGCTGGCTGAAAAGTCGGACTACCTGGAAACCTGCTACCTGCTGCTCAACGGCGAACTGCCGACAGCAGAACAGAAGGCCCAGTTCGTCAGCACCGTGAAAAACCACACCATGGTTCACGAGCAGCTGAAAACCTTCTTCAACGGCTTCCGTCGCGACGCCCACCCGATGGCCGTCATGTGCGGCGTAGTCGGCGCCCTCTCGGCCTTCTACCACGACTCCCTCGACATCAATAACCCGCAGCATCGCGAAATCTCCGCGATCCGCCTGGTTGCCAAGATGCCGACCCTGGCAGCGATGGTTTACAAGTACTCCATGGGCCAACCCATGATGTACCCGCGCAACGACCTGACGTACGCGGAAAACTTCCTGCACATGATGTTCAACACCCCGTGCGAGATCAAACCGATCAGCCCGGTACTCGCCAAGGCCATGGACCGGATCTTCATCCTCCATGCCGACCACGAGCAGAACGCATCGACTTCCACCGTGCGTCTGGCCGGCTCTTCGGGTGCCAACCCGTTCGCCTGTATCGCCGCCGGTATCGCCGCACTGTGGGGCCCTGCCCACGGCGGCGCGAACGAAGCCGTTCTGACCATGCTTGACGAGATTGGCGATGTTTCGAACATCGACAAGTTCATCGCCAAGGCCAAGGACAAGAACGATCCGTTCAAACTGATGGGCTTCGGTCACCGCGTTTACAAGAACCGCGACCCTCGCGCGACTGTAATGAAGCAGACCTGCGACGAAGTACTGAAGGAATTGGGCATCAACAACGATCCGCAACTCGAACTGGCGATGCGCCTGGAAGAGATCGCGCTGACCGACCCGTACTTCATCGAACGCTCGCTGTACCCGAACGTCGACTTCTACTCGGGGATCATCCTCAAGGCGATCGGCATTCCGACCAGCATGTTCACCGTGATCTTTGCGCTGGCGCGTACTGTTGGCTGGATCTCCCACTGGAAAGAAATGCTCTCCAGCCCGTACAAGATTGGCCGTCCGCGCCAGTTGTACACTGGTTACGAGTCGCGTGACATTACCAAGCTGGAAGACCGCAAATAA
- a CDS encoding cation acetate symporter — MIRRLLALLSIAAFAPAVWAAEALTGEVHKQPLNVSAIAMFVVFVGATLCITYWASKRNKSAADYYAAGGKITGFQNGLAIAGDYMSAASFLGISALVFTSGYDGLIYSIGFLVGWPIILFLIAERLRNLGKYTFADVASYRLGQTQIRTLSACGSLVVVAFYLIAQMVGAGKLIQLLFGLDYYVAVILVGILMCMYVLFGGMLATTWVQIIKAVLLLSGASFMALMVMKHVNFDFNMLFSEAIKVHPKGEAIMSPGGLVKDPISAFSLGLALMFGTAGLPHILMRFFTVSDAKEARKSVLYATGFIGYFYILTFIIGFGAILLVSTNPAFKDAAGALLGGNNMAAVHLADAVGGSIFLGFISAVAFATILAVVAGLTLAGASAVSHDLYASVIKKGKANDKDEIRVSKITTIALGILAIGLGILFESQNIAFMVGLAFSIAASCNFPVLLLSMYWKKLTTRGAMIGGWLGLVSAVGLMILGPTIWVQILHHEKAIFPYEYPALFSMIIAFVGIWFFSITDKSAAADNERALFFPQFVRSQTGLGASGAVSH, encoded by the coding sequence ATGATCCGGCGTCTACTGGCTTTATTGAGCATCGCAGCGTTCGCGCCCGCCGTCTGGGCCGCTGAAGCCCTGACGGGTGAAGTCCACAAACAACCGCTCAACGTCTCCGCGATCGCCATGTTTGTGGTGTTCGTCGGTGCCACGCTGTGCATCACCTACTGGGCCTCGAAGCGTAACAAGTCGGCCGCCGACTACTATGCGGCGGGCGGCAAGATCACCGGTTTCCAGAACGGTCTGGCGATTGCCGGTGACTACATGTCAGCGGCGTCCTTCCTGGGGATTTCCGCGCTGGTGTTCACTTCCGGCTACGATGGTCTGATCTACTCGATCGGGTTCCTGGTGGGCTGGCCGATCATTTTGTTTCTGATCGCCGAGCGTCTGCGTAACCTGGGTAAATACACCTTTGCCGACGTGGCGTCCTACCGCCTCGGGCAAACCCAGATCCGCACGCTGTCGGCCTGCGGTTCGCTGGTGGTGGTGGCGTTCTACCTGATCGCGCAAATGGTTGGCGCCGGCAAGCTGATCCAGTTGCTGTTCGGTCTCGACTATTACGTCGCGGTGATTCTGGTTGGCATCCTGATGTGCATGTACGTGCTGTTCGGCGGCATGCTGGCGACCACTTGGGTGCAGATCATCAAAGCGGTGCTGTTGCTGTCGGGTGCCTCGTTCATGGCGCTGATGGTGATGAAGCACGTCAACTTCGACTTCAACATGCTGTTCTCCGAGGCGATCAAGGTTCACCCCAAAGGTGAGGCGATCATGAGCCCGGGCGGTCTGGTGAAAGATCCGATTTCGGCGTTCTCGCTGGGTCTGGCACTGATGTTCGGTACCGCTGGCCTGCCGCACATCCTGATGCGCTTCTTCACTGTGAGTGACGCTAAAGAAGCCCGTAAGAGCGTGCTGTACGCAACCGGGTTCATTGGTTATTTCTACATCCTGACGTTCATCATCGGCTTCGGCGCGATCTTGCTGGTCAGCACCAATCCGGCCTTTAAAGATGCGGCGGGCGCTTTGCTCGGTGGCAACAATATGGCAGCGGTGCACCTGGCTGATGCGGTGGGCGGCAGTATCTTCCTTGGCTTCATCTCGGCGGTGGCGTTTGCGACCATTCTGGCGGTTGTGGCGGGTCTGACTCTGGCCGGTGCTTCGGCGGTATCGCACGATCTGTATGCCAGTGTGATCAAGAAGGGCAAGGCCAACGACAAGGATGAGATTCGCGTTTCGAAGATCACCACGATTGCGCTGGGGATTCTGGCCATTGGTCTGGGCATTCTGTTTGAAAGCCAGAACATTGCGTTCATGGTGGGTCTGGCGTTCTCGATCGCGGCCAGCTGCAACTTCCCGGTGTTGTTGCTTTCGATGTACTGGAAGAAGTTGACTACCCGTGGCGCGATGATTGGCGGGTGGTTGGGGTTGGTGAGTGCGGTGGGGCTGATGATTCTTGGTCCGACCATCTGGGTGCAGATTCTGCATCATGAGAAGGCGATCTTCCCTTACGAGTATCCGGCGCTGTTTTCGATGATCATTGCTTTTGTCGGGATCTGGTTCTTCTCGATTACTGACAAGTCGGCGGCTGCGGATAATGAGCGGGCGCTGTTTTTCCCGCAGTTCGTGCGTTCGCAGACGGGGTTGGGGGCGAGTGGGGCGGTTTCGCATTGA